DNA from Helicobacter pylori:
CCCCAGCATGCCCGCTTGGCATGCCTCTCCAGGAATTACAGCATGGGCGTTTAGCAAATCCCACTCTAGCCCCATCTTTATGGGCGGTGCTAAAAGCTCCTTTAAGGCCATAAATCACTCCTTGAGTAATCAAAGTGCCGACCGCTAATTCCCCTAACCCTCTATAATCGCGCATCGCTAAACTGACCGTACCTACAAAAATAGGCAAAAACCTAAGCACATCGCCAATCTCTTCTAAAATGTATGCCCCCTCATTGATCGGCTCACTCCTTAAAGGATATACCCATAAGAGCAAGCTCAAAAAAAGACTTTTGAGTTTTTTCATTAAAGCGCTCGCTTTTCTAAGGCAAAAACTTGCCTGCTCAAATAAGCATAGCCTATTAAATAGCATGCGATAAAGACTAGGCTAATGACAATGAGGGCGTAAGAATTTAAACGAAACAAGACGCTTATTAAAATAAAAGGCAGGTTGCATAAAATAAGGATAAAAGTGCATAAAGGGTTAGGGTAATTGAAAGAGCGTTGTTGCAAGAATTGGAATAAGAGGGTGTGCAAATGCAAATTATCCGGCATGGTGGCTTTCTGGCGTTTTATTTTGCGCCTAAGGATACTAAAAAGCACCTCTATGACCGGATAAAGCATTAAATTGAGTCCAAAAAACACGCTGATTTTTTGCTCTAAACTCAAATGCAAGAGAGAAATCCCGCACACCAAACCCAAAAAATACGCCCCCCCATCGCCTAAAAAAATCTTTCCTGAAGGGAAATTTAACACCATAAACCCAAGCACCATGTAAGCGAGCAAACAAGACAAACTGCTAGGGTCT
Protein-coding regions in this window:
- the lpxF gene encoding lipid A 4'-phosphatase; protein product: MKKLKSLFLSLLLWVYPLRSEPINEGAYILEEIGDVLRFLPIFVGTVSLAMRDYRGLGELAVGTLITQGVIYGLKGAFSTAHKDGARVGFAKRPCCNSWRGMPSGHAGGAFSAAGFVYYRYGWKPALPVIALAILTDASRVVAGQHTILQVTIGSLIAWGFAYLFTSRYKPKRWMLYPEISSDFKGSSRYGVSFSYQW